The following proteins are co-located in the Spinactinospora alkalitolerans genome:
- a CDS encoding NADP-dependent oxidoreductase, whose amino-acid sequence MKAIVYGEYGGPEMLRLAEVPEPKVGPDSVLVEVRAASVNPVDWKLREGYLDAAIETFFPVIPGWDVAGVVERPGPSVPEFAPGDEVIGYVREDVLRRGTYAQKVAAPVRSLARKPRNLTWAQAASLPLAGLTAYQSLVHRLRVADGDTVLVHAASGGVGSLAVQIARARGARVIGTASERNHGFLRSLGAEPVSYGEGLEDRVSEIVPGGVTAVFDAVGGDALAATPKLAAEGARVASVADGSVTELGGSYLFVRPDSADLTALVELVEAGKVTVEIAEVLPLEEAAEAQRRNAEGHTRGKIAIEVSR is encoded by the coding sequence GTGAAGGCGATCGTGTACGGCGAATACGGCGGTCCCGAGATGCTGCGCCTCGCAGAGGTCCCGGAGCCGAAGGTCGGGCCCGACTCGGTGCTGGTGGAGGTGCGGGCGGCTTCGGTCAACCCGGTCGATTGGAAACTCCGCGAGGGGTATCTGGACGCCGCGATCGAGACGTTCTTCCCGGTGATCCCCGGGTGGGACGTCGCGGGCGTGGTCGAGCGCCCCGGTCCGTCGGTGCCGGAGTTCGCGCCCGGTGACGAGGTCATCGGCTACGTGCGCGAGGACGTCCTGCGCCGCGGGACCTACGCGCAGAAGGTCGCGGCCCCGGTGCGCTCCCTCGCCCGCAAGCCGCGCAACCTGACCTGGGCGCAGGCGGCGAGCCTGCCGCTGGCGGGGCTCACCGCCTACCAGTCCCTCGTCCACCGGCTCCGGGTCGCCGACGGCGACACGGTGCTGGTGCACGCCGCCTCCGGCGGCGTCGGATCGCTGGCCGTGCAGATCGCCAGGGCCCGCGGCGCCCGCGTGATCGGCACCGCATCCGAGCGCAACCACGGCTTCCTGCGCTCGCTGGGCGCCGAGCCCGTCTCCTACGGCGAGGGCCTGGAGGACCGGGTGAGCGAGATCGTGCCCGGCGGAGTCACCGCGGTCTTCGACGCCGTCGGCGGCGACGCGCTGGCCGCCACGCCGAAGCTGGCCGCCGAGGGCGCCCGCGTCGCCTCGGTCGCCGACGGCTCGGTGACCGAACTGGGCGGCTCCTACCTCTTCGTCCGGCCCGACAGCGCCGACCTGACCGCGCTGGTCGAGTTGGTCGAGGCGGGGAAGGTCACCGTCGAGATCGCCGAGGTCCTCCCGCTGGAGGAGGCCGCCGAGGCTCAGCGCCGCAACGCCGAGGGCCACACCCGGGGCAAGATCGCCATCGAGGTGAGCCGGTAG
- a CDS encoding 3'-5' exonuclease codes for MPQLAIDATCLPQYDKLDRPTRERLLAVTRKFRELSFDALMSHPDLRIQRLPAGQDPRIRTFRISDAWTGVMLAPESGETFLLVHLLPRERADEWAGDQRHDVNTVMGTLERRDAAALERAGDDKPDERVERPQEGDAAAGLFDDIGDHDLRRLGIDSEILDFCRSLSSVSELEHWGPTLPQDQYEVLVELAQGHSVERVMREVVEPRRPSVGAVAADDYDTAIRNTRERVIVVNDDQEIEDVLAGEFNAWRIYLHPKQRELAYRPRFNGPAKVSGGPGTGKTVVALHRVKHLAEHLPLDGRVLLTSFTNALVESLKRNLALLLPAELIADVDVVTADKLALDVVKEERPEVRLRSDTRGLFANIARRHRLPWPADFVYQEYRHVVMAQEIGTLEGYLDPDARRGRSTPLTVDQRRDVWHAISDARAMMRQTRQLPALELHAEATRILADRTDKPYTNVVVDEAQDLHPVQWRTLRAAVPPGPNDMFIAGDNRQRIYDSTVSFKRLGIRIVGRSYPLRVNYRTTTEILTWANEIMRGQEVNELGESVPEPAGSTRSVLRGDPPELYGAPDEAAELEALAERVRRWLADGIAPGDVCVTTRTNRIRDLVVRHLRDRELPVAVFNPREHAVTEASDTIRVTTMHGVKGLEFRAIAVFGATADALPKMDHVTSADLDEQQHAADLAAQRSLLYVACTRARESLYVSWHGPPSPFLPM; via the coding sequence ATGCCCCAGCTGGCCATCGACGCGACGTGTCTTCCCCAGTACGACAAGCTCGACCGGCCGACTCGGGAGCGCCTGCTCGCTGTCACGCGCAAGTTCAGGGAGCTTTCGTTCGACGCCCTGATGTCCCATCCCGACCTGCGGATCCAGCGGCTGCCGGCCGGGCAGGACCCGCGAATTCGGACGTTTCGGATCAGCGACGCCTGGACGGGGGTCATGCTGGCGCCGGAGTCGGGCGAGACGTTCCTGCTGGTGCACCTGCTGCCGCGCGAGCGCGCCGACGAATGGGCCGGCGACCAGCGCCACGACGTCAACACCGTCATGGGCACGCTGGAGCGGCGCGACGCCGCGGCCCTGGAGCGGGCCGGCGACGACAAGCCCGACGAGCGGGTGGAGCGGCCGCAGGAGGGCGATGCCGCCGCGGGCCTGTTCGACGACATCGGCGACCACGATCTGCGGCGGCTCGGCATCGACTCCGAGATCCTCGACTTCTGCCGATCGCTGAGCAGCGTCAGCGAGCTGGAGCACTGGGGTCCGACGCTGCCGCAGGACCAGTACGAGGTGCTCGTCGAACTCGCCCAGGGCCACTCCGTCGAACGCGTGATGCGCGAGGTCGTCGAGCCGCGCCGGCCCTCCGTCGGTGCGGTCGCCGCCGACGACTACGACACCGCGATCCGCAACACCCGCGAGCGCGTCATCGTCGTCAACGACGACCAGGAGATCGAGGACGTGCTGGCCGGCGAGTTCAACGCCTGGCGGATCTACCTGCACCCCAAGCAGCGCGAGCTCGCCTACCGGCCGCGGTTCAACGGGCCGGCGAAGGTGTCGGGCGGGCCGGGCACCGGCAAGACCGTCGTCGCGCTGCACCGGGTGAAGCACCTCGCCGAGCACCTCCCGCTGGACGGGCGGGTCCTGCTCACCAGCTTCACCAACGCGCTGGTGGAGTCGTTGAAGCGCAACCTGGCGCTGCTGCTGCCCGCGGAGCTGATCGCCGACGTCGACGTGGTCACCGCCGACAAGCTGGCGCTGGACGTGGTCAAGGAGGAGCGCCCGGAGGTCCGGCTGCGCTCCGACACCCGCGGCCTGTTCGCCAACATCGCGCGCAGGCACCGGCTGCCCTGGCCCGCCGACTTCGTGTACCAGGAGTACCGGCACGTGGTCATGGCCCAGGAGATCGGCACGCTGGAGGGCTACCTCGACCCCGACGCCCGGCGCGGCCGCAGCACGCCCCTCACGGTGGACCAGCGCCGCGACGTCTGGCACGCGATCTCCGACGCGCGCGCCATGATGCGCCAGACCAGGCAGTTGCCCGCTCTGGAACTGCACGCCGAGGCCACCAGGATCCTCGCCGACCGGACGGACAAGCCCTACACCAACGTCGTCGTGGACGAGGCGCAGGACCTGCACCCGGTTCAGTGGCGAACCCTGCGCGCCGCGGTCCCTCCGGGCCCCAACGACATGTTCATCGCGGGCGACAACCGCCAGCGGATCTACGACAGCACGGTCTCCTTCAAGCGGCTCGGCATTCGGATCGTCGGCCGCTCCTACCCGCTGCGGGTCAACTACCGGACCACGACCGAGATCCTGACCTGGGCCAACGAGATCATGCGGGGGCAGGAGGTCAACGAGCTGGGCGAGTCGGTGCCCGAGCCGGCCGGCAGCACGCGCTCCGTGCTGCGCGGCGACCCGCCCGAGCTGTACGGCGCCCCCGACGAGGCGGCCGAGCTGGAGGCCCTGGCCGAGCGCGTGCGCAGGTGGCTCGCCGACGGCATCGCGCCGGGCGACGTCTGCGTCACGACCCGCACCAACCGGATCCGCGACCTCGTGGTCCGGCACCTGCGCGACCGCGAACTGCCCGTGGCGGTGTTCAATCCGCGCGAGCACGCCGTCACCGAGGCATCCGACACCATCCGCGTCACGACGATGCACGGCGTGAAGGGCCTGGAGTTCCGCGCGATCGCCGTCTTCGGCGCCACCGCCGATGCCCTGCCCAAGATGGACCACGTCACCAGCGCCGACCTCGACGAGCAGCAGCACGCCGCCGACCTCGCGGCCCAGCGCTCACTCCTCTACGTCGCCTGCACCAGGGCCAGGGAGTCCCTCTACGTCTCCTGGCACGGCCCTCCGAGCCCGTTCCTGCCGATGTGA
- a CDS encoding DUF4153 domain-containing protein — MSEEPGAVGPEESGRPEEPRKEREEAPAPSAEGAGASDASRAADGSEEAEKTGSSAETEADEAPDGAVSPAETADAVEAAETSGASRTPGGSEAAEEAQTPSAEAEPSGAPQRPGGAWTPGGAGPSAGAEPTAAGPGRSRPGPQAFPAPWGPNPYAAPYPGWGPPRYGAPPRPRPPRPPLPETPRWLLPAALGAGALAALLIPFHRPGLGLLVAAAVAASAVFPAARGRLSFWTVAYTALAGVLAGAAVIRDAGWLVSLDLAAAFGLAALAVSGAGRHWFGALLGGLCLPANASLAPRFLTAPLRDPAARRKWLPALISAAVTAVLLIVFGALFASADPVFAHFAGQLFDDAWLASLPFRAVLFAATAALVGTAVLVARRPVVDPEAPQPGLRVGPTVWAVPLAAVNLLFLSFVAVQAATLFGGNEHILNTADLTYAEYARQGFFQLVVVSAFVLGIIAVSRWLLSGGGTGKDRLLSVLLGLLCCLTLVILASALDRLGLYTEEFGLTRLRTAVTATAGWIGTVFVLVLVAGVLDLLGRPVRWLPRTVVLATGLALALFTFYNPDARIAESMAGRVAAEQEARSEAAQTYRLMGTTDTDYLRGLSADAVPAIDALPEPARSCALIDLADRLDEADPWTAWNSSRHRARAILEENPVNLDEARSECTYGSSFRY, encoded by the coding sequence ATGAGCGAAGAACCCGGAGCGGTCGGACCCGAGGAGAGCGGGCGGCCGGAGGAGCCGCGGAAGGAACGGGAGGAGGCCCCGGCGCCCTCCGCGGAGGGCGCCGGGGCCTCCGACGCGTCCCGGGCCGCCGACGGCTCCGAGGAGGCCGAGAAGACCGGGAGCTCCGCGGAGACGGAGGCGGACGAGGCACCCGACGGCGCTGTTTCCCCCGCCGAGACGGCGGACGCGGTGGAGGCGGCCGAGACCTCAGGTGCGTCCCGGACCCCCGGCGGCTCCGAGGCGGCCGAGGAAGCGCAGACACCCTCTGCAGAGGCGGAGCCCTCCGGTGCGCCTCAGCGCCCCGGCGGGGCCTGGACCCCCGGCGGAGCCGGTCCTTCCGCGGGAGCGGAACCGACGGCCGCCGGGCCGGGCCGGAGCCGCCCGGGCCCACAGGCGTTCCCCGCGCCGTGGGGGCCGAATCCCTACGCCGCCCCGTATCCGGGGTGGGGGCCGCCACGCTACGGGGCGCCGCCCCGCCCTCGCCCACCGCGTCCGCCGCTTCCCGAAACGCCCCGCTGGCTGCTGCCCGCGGCCTTGGGCGCCGGCGCCCTGGCGGCCCTGCTGATCCCCTTCCACCGTCCCGGCCTGGGCCTGCTCGTGGCCGCGGCCGTCGCCGCGTCGGCGGTGTTCCCCGCGGCCCGCGGCCGCCTCTCGTTCTGGACGGTGGCCTACACCGCGCTCGCCGGGGTCCTGGCCGGTGCCGCCGTGATCCGCGACGCCGGCTGGCTGGTGTCACTGGACCTGGCCGCGGCCTTCGGCCTCGCGGCCCTCGCCGTATCGGGCGCCGGACGGCACTGGTTCGGCGCCCTGTTGGGCGGGCTCTGCCTGCCGGCCAACGCGTCCCTGGCGCCGCGCTTCCTCACCGCCCCGCTGCGCGATCCCGCAGCGCGGCGCAAGTGGCTGCCGGCGCTGATCAGCGCCGCGGTCACCGCGGTGCTCCTGATCGTCTTCGGTGCACTCTTCGCCTCCGCGGACCCCGTCTTCGCCCACTTCGCCGGGCAGCTCTTCGACGACGCCTGGCTGGCCTCCCTGCCGTTCAGGGCGGTGCTGTTCGCGGCGACCGCGGCGCTCGTCGGCACGGCGGTCCTGGTCGCGCGGCGGCCCGTGGTCGACCCCGAGGCGCCGCAACCGGGGCTGCGGGTGGGCCCGACGGTCTGGGCGGTGCCGCTGGCAGCGGTGAACCTGCTCTTCCTCTCCTTCGTCGCGGTCCAGGCGGCCACGCTGTTCGGCGGCAACGAGCACATCCTGAACACGGCCGACCTGACCTACGCCGAGTACGCGCGGCAGGGCTTCTTCCAGCTCGTCGTGGTGAGCGCGTTCGTGCTGGGGATCATCGCGGTCTCCCGCTGGCTGCTGTCCGGCGGCGGAACGGGGAAGGACAGGCTGCTCAGCGTCCTGCTCGGCCTGCTGTGCTGCCTCACCCTCGTCATCCTGGCCTCCGCGCTGGACCGGCTCGGGCTCTACACCGAGGAATTCGGGCTCACCCGGCTGCGCACCGCGGTCACGGCGACCGCAGGGTGGATCGGGACGGTCTTCGTGCTGGTGCTGGTCGCGGGCGTGCTCGACCTGCTGGGCCGGCCCGTCCGCTGGCTGCCCCGGACGGTGGTCCTGGCGACCGGCCTGGCCCTGGCGCTGTTCACCTTCTACAACCCCGACGCCCGGATCGCCGAGAGCATGGCGGGCCGGGTCGCGGCGGAGCAGGAGGCCCGCAGCGAGGCGGCGCAGACCTACCGGCTCATGGGGACGACGGACACCGACTACCTGAGAGGACTGTCCGCCGACGCGGTCCCCGCCATCGACGCGCTGCCCGAACCGGCGCGCAGCTGCGCCCTGATCGACCTCGCCGACCGCCTCGATGAGGCCGACCCCTGGACCGCCTGGAACTCCTCCCGCCACCGCGCCCGCGCGATCCTCGAGGAGAACCCCGTGAACCTCGACGAGGCCCGCAGCGAATGCACCTACGGCTCGTCCTTCCGCTACTGA
- a CDS encoding catalase: MTDVSSQGPRPDDQRAQLTNRQGHPVYDNQNQRTVGSRGPATLENYQFLEKISHFDRERIPERVVHARGATSYGYFEAYGKWGDEPVNRYTRAKLFQEAGKRTDIALRFSTVIGGRDSSEAARDPRGFAIKFYTEDGNWDLVGNDLAVFFIRDAIKFPDVIHALKPDPVTFRQDPNRIFDFMSQSPESMHMIVNLFSPRGIPADYRHMQGFGVNTYKWVNAEGETVLVKYTWMPKQGVRSMTEEDAANVQAGDLGHATKDLHDAIERGEYPEWELLVQMMSDDEHPELDFDPLDDTKTWPEQDFPPRPVGRLVLDRNVGNQFAENEQISFGTGVLVDGLDFSDDKMLVGRTFSYSDTQRYRVGPNYLQLPVNQAKGSGVNTNQRDGLMTYHQDKGGENPHVNYEPSINGGLREAQFPTYDEQGPEITGRLTRKRIQRTNDYKQAGQRYCLMERWEQDDLVNNFINQLSQCDRPIQERMVWHFLLVDDDLGLRVGEGLGISPGDVAQLEPLQSQTLTEEDRDRLANLGKNGRRDVEGLTMTHCVPNARHTVTR; encoded by the coding sequence ATGACGGACGTGTCGAGCCAGGGGCCCCGGCCTGACGACCAGCGCGCCCAACTCACCAACCGACAGGGCCACCCGGTCTACGACAACCAGAACCAGCGCACGGTGGGCTCCCGCGGCCCCGCGACGCTGGAGAACTACCAGTTCCTGGAGAAGATCAGCCACTTCGACCGCGAGCGCATCCCCGAACGCGTGGTGCACGCGCGCGGAGCGACCTCCTACGGTTACTTCGAGGCCTACGGGAAGTGGGGCGACGAGCCCGTCAACCGCTACACCCGGGCCAAGCTCTTCCAGGAGGCGGGCAAACGCACCGACATCGCCCTGCGGTTCTCCACGGTGATCGGCGGGCGCGACTCCTCGGAGGCGGCGCGCGACCCGCGCGGATTCGCGATCAAGTTCTACACCGAGGACGGCAACTGGGACCTCGTCGGCAACGACCTCGCCGTCTTCTTCATTCGCGACGCCATCAAGTTCCCCGATGTCATCCACGCGCTCAAGCCGGACCCGGTGACGTTCCGCCAGGACCCCAACCGCATCTTCGACTTCATGTCGCAGTCGCCCGAGTCGATGCACATGATCGTCAACCTGTTCAGCCCGCGCGGGATCCCGGCCGACTACCGCCACATGCAGGGTTTCGGCGTCAACACCTACAAGTGGGTCAACGCCGAGGGCGAGACCGTTCTGGTCAAGTACACCTGGATGCCCAAGCAGGGCGTGCGCAGCATGACCGAGGAGGACGCGGCCAACGTCCAGGCCGGCGACCTCGGCCACGCCACCAAGGACCTGCACGACGCCATCGAGCGCGGCGAGTACCCCGAGTGGGAGCTGCTGGTGCAGATGATGAGCGACGACGAGCACCCCGAACTCGACTTCGACCCGCTCGACGACACCAAGACCTGGCCCGAGCAGGACTTCCCGCCCCGGCCGGTCGGCCGCCTCGTGCTCGACCGCAACGTCGGCAACCAGTTCGCGGAGAACGAGCAGATCTCCTTCGGCACCGGCGTGCTGGTGGACGGACTGGACTTCTCCGACGACAAGATGCTCGTGGGCCGCACGTTCTCCTACAGCGACACCCAGCGCTACCGCGTGGGCCCGAACTACCTGCAGCTCCCGGTCAACCAGGCCAAGGGCTCCGGGGTCAACACCAACCAGCGCGACGGCCTGATGACCTACCACCAGGACAAGGGGGGCGAGAACCCGCACGTCAACTACGAGCCGTCCATCAACGGCGGGCTCAGGGAGGCGCAGTTCCCCACCTATGACGAGCAGGGCCCGGAGATCACCGGCCGGCTGACCCGCAAGCGCATCCAGCGCACCAACGACTACAAGCAGGCCGGGCAGCGCTACTGCCTGATGGAGCGGTGGGAGCAGGACGACCTGGTGAACAACTTCATCAACCAGCTCTCCCAGTGCGACCGGCCGATCCAGGAGCGCATGGTCTGGCACTTCCTGCTGGTCGACGACGATCTCGGCCTGCGGGTCGGCGAGGGCCTGGGCATCTCGCCCGGCGACGTCGCGCAACTGGAGCCGCTGCAGAGCCAGACCCTGACCGAGGAGGACCGCGACCGCCTGGCCAACCTCGGCAAGAACGGCCGCCGCGACGTCGAGGGCCTCACCATGACCCACTGCGTCCCCAACGCCCGCCACACCGTGACGCGCTGA